The Pan paniscus chromosome 22, NHGRI_mPanPan1-v2.0_pri, whole genome shotgun sequence genome has a segment encoding these proteins:
- the OLIG1 gene encoding oligodendrocyte transcription factor 1: protein MYYAVSQARVNAVPGTMLRPQRPGDLQLGASLYELVGYRQPPSSSSSSTSSSTSSTSSSSTTAPLLPKAAREKPEAPAEPPGPGPGSGAHPGGSARPDAKEEQQQQLRRKINSRERKRMQDLNLAMDALREVILPYSAAHCQGAPGRKLSKIATLLLARNYILLLGSSLQELRRALGEGAGPAAPRLLLAGLPLLAAAPGSVLLAPGAVGPPDALRPAKYLSLALDEPPCGQFALPGGGAGGPGLCTCAVCKFPHLVPASLGLAAVQAQFSK, encoded by the coding sequence ATGTACTATGCGGTTTCCCAGGCGCGCGTGAACGCGGTCCCCGGGACCATGCTGCGGCCACAGCGGCCCGGAGACTTGCAGCTCGGGGCCTCCCTCTACGAGCTGGTGGGCTACAGGCAgccgccctcctcctcctcctcctccacctcctcctccacctcctccacttcctcctcctccacgaCGGCCCCCCTCCTCCCCAAGGCTGCGCGCGAGAAGCCGGAGGCGCCGGCCGAGCCTCCAGGCCCCGGGCCCGGGTCAGGCGCGCACCCGGGCGGCAGCGCCCGGCCGGACGCCaaggaggagcagcagcagcagctgcggCGCAAGATCAACAGCCGCGAGCGGAAGCGCATGCAGGACCTGAACCTGGCCATGGACGCCCTGCGCGAGGTCATCCTGCCCTACTCAGCGGCGCATTGCCAGGGCGCGCCCGGCCGCAAGCTCTCCAAGATAGCCACGCTGCTACTCGCCCGCAACTACATCCTACTGCTGGGCAGCTCGCTGCAGGAGCTGCGCCGCGCGCTGGGCGAGGGCgccgggcccgccgcgccgcgcCTGCTGCTGGCCGGGCTGCCCCTGCTGGCCGCCGCGCCCGGCTCCGTGCTGCTGGCGCCCGGCGCCGTAGGACCCCCCGACGCGCTGCGCCCCGCCAAGTACCTGTCGCTGGCGCTGGACGAGCCGCCGTGCGGCCAGTTCGCTCTCCCCGGCGGCGGCGCAGGCGGCCCCGGCCTCTGCACCTGCGCCGTGTGCAAGTTCCCGCACCTGGTCCCGGCCAGCCTGGGCCTGGCCGCCGTGCAGGCGCAATTCTCCAAGTGA